The proteins below are encoded in one region of Fimbriimonadaceae bacterium:
- a CDS encoding histidine triad nucleotide-binding protein gives MATLFTKIIAREIPADIVYEDDHVVAFRDIDPKAPVHVLIVPRQEIAGLAEVPEEGDHLYLLNAARKVAEILEIENGYRLVINQGEHAGQTVPHLHAHLLGGRPMAWPPG, from the coding sequence ATGGCAACCCTGTTCACGAAGATCATTGCGCGGGAGATCCCGGCGGACATCGTCTACGAGGACGACCACGTGGTCGCCTTCCGAGACATCGACCCGAAGGCCCCGGTCCACGTGCTTATCGTCCCACGGCAGGAGATCGCGGGCCTCGCCGAGGTTCCCGAAGAGGGCGACCACCTTTACCTGTTGAACGCGGCTAGGAAGGTGGCGGAGATTCTGGAGATCGAGAACGGGTACCGGCTGGTGATCAACCAAGGCGAGCATGCAGGGCAGACCGTGCCCCACCTGCACGCGCACCTCCTTGGCGGCCGCCCCATGGCCTGGCCGCCCGGTTGA
- the rpsU gene encoding 30S ribosomal protein S21: MVYVNVHPNESIDAALKRFNLKLQQSGLLRELKEHSHYEKPSEKRRRAKRRRSSRP; this comes from the coding sequence TTGGTCTACGTAAACGTCCACCCGAACGAATCGATCGACGCCGCCTTGAAGCGCTTCAACCTTAAGCTTCAGCAGAGCGGCCTCTTGAGGGAACTGAAAGAGCATTCGCACTACGAGAAGCCGAGCGAGAAGCGCCGCCGGGCTAAACGACGCCGTTCCTCCCGACCCTGA
- a CDS encoding 2-oxo acid dehydrogenase subunit E2: MPEVSLRIPQIGEGLQEARLVAVLKQPGDTVKRDEAIYQMETDKAVMDVESPHEGRVVKWLADPDTVLKIGAEVMVMDVAGAAPTDSSETSVPGAEARQEGAANEVALKIPQIGEGLQEARLVSVLKEPGEKVARDEALYQMETDKAVMDVESPMAGTVVRWLAEPDTMLKIGADVVVLATEGGAAQAAAAKPAATTAAAPAAAPKATETGGQRRRDVPPRTRTYAKEKGVSDADLAGIPAAGGRLMPADIDAWLKGAGPASKTAVSASGKSFEEKAVPQKQRVLASRLQRGNQLVVPGMMSVVANWGGIEEVRAEIKRGGGDFQPSAFTMFAYCVAKAAGENPIVRTTLVGDDTFRTYHHIQLGIAVALPGDELVVAVVEDADKLSWREFATQAREKIDLARTGKDQANETVTLSITNMSGHQIREAMAVVVPPGAATIFLGEAYNGLSNETPGEFKVQRCANVGITIDHRIMNGVGGADVLLSIKRHVENIRELVTP, translated from the coding sequence ATGCCGGAAGTTTCGTTGCGGATCCCCCAGATCGGCGAAGGGTTGCAGGAAGCCCGCCTCGTCGCCGTCCTAAAACAACCTGGCGACACCGTAAAACGCGACGAAGCGATCTATCAGATGGAGACTGACAAGGCCGTCATGGACGTCGAGTCCCCCCACGAAGGCCGCGTCGTGAAGTGGCTGGCCGACCCCGACACGGTGCTGAAGATCGGGGCCGAAGTCATGGTCATGGACGTGGCCGGCGCCGCGCCGACAGACAGCTCCGAAACGTCCGTCCCGGGCGCGGAGGCCCGGCAGGAAGGGGCCGCGAACGAGGTGGCCCTCAAGATCCCGCAGATCGGCGAGGGCCTGCAAGAAGCACGACTTGTCTCCGTGCTCAAGGAGCCGGGCGAAAAGGTCGCCCGCGACGAAGCGCTCTACCAGATGGAGACCGACAAGGCGGTGATGGACGTCGAATCGCCCATGGCCGGAACGGTCGTGCGCTGGCTGGCGGAGCCGGACACGATGCTCAAGATCGGGGCGGACGTGGTCGTGCTCGCCACCGAAGGCGGTGCCGCCCAAGCTGCGGCGGCCAAACCCGCCGCAACGACCGCAGCCGCACCGGCAGCCGCTCCGAAAGCGACAGAAACCGGCGGGCAACGCCGCCGCGACGTGCCGCCAAGGACCCGCACCTATGCCAAGGAGAAGGGAGTCTCGGACGCGGACCTGGCGGGCATCCCGGCCGCAGGCGGCAGACTCATGCCGGCCGACATCGACGCATGGCTGAAAGGCGCAGGGCCAGCGTCCAAGACCGCGGTCTCCGCGTCGGGCAAGTCCTTCGAAGAGAAAGCGGTTCCCCAGAAGCAGCGCGTGCTGGCCAGCCGCCTTCAGCGCGGGAACCAGCTCGTGGTGCCAGGGATGATGTCCGTGGTCGCGAACTGGGGCGGCATCGAAGAGGTCCGCGCCGAGATCAAGCGAGGGGGCGGCGACTTCCAACCCAGCGCCTTCACGATGTTTGCCTACTGCGTGGCGAAGGCGGCGGGCGAAAACCCGATCGTCCGCACGACATTGGTCGGTGACGACACGTTCCGAACCTACCACCACATCCAGCTCGGGATCGCGGTCGCGTTGCCGGGCGATGAACTCGTGGTGGCCGTCGTGGAAGACGCGGACAAACTCAGCTGGCGCGAGTTCGCGACCCAGGCGAGAGAGAAGATCGACCTCGCCCGCACCGGGAAGGACCAAGCGAACGAGACCGTCACCCTCAGCATCACGAACATGTCCGGGCACCAGATCCGCGAGGCGATGGCTGTGGTCGTTCCGCCCGGCGCCGCGACGATATTTCTCGGCGAGGCCTACAACGGCCTTTCGAACGAGACCCCTGGCGAGTTCAAGGTCCAGCGATGCGCGAACGTGGGCATCACGATCGACCACCGCATCATGAACGGGGTGGGTGGCGCGGATGTCCTCCTTTCCATCAAGCGGCACGTCGAGAACATCCGCGAGTTGGTCACGCCATGA
- a CDS encoding hydroxymethylglutaryl-CoA lyase yields the protein MVRIVDVAPRDGLQNEKTPLPPELKAQLITGLARAGVREIEATSFVSPKWVPQLGDAEELWPMLPPGPAYSALVPNLKGLERALQTGVDRIAVFTAASEAFTKRNINMTIEESLDVFAEVVTAFRQARPTGWVRGYISTAFECPYAGPVDPSAVAMVAHRLRAMGVDEVSLGDTIGVAVPSEVIRLHNTLGLPFRFVTWHFHDTRGTAIANVAAALESGYAAFDSSAGGLGGCPYAPGAGGNLATEDLVYFMERSGISTGIDLEQLAQATLPVLEALGRPVSAKSQLAVLAACK from the coding sequence ATGGTAAGAATCGTCGACGTCGCACCCCGGGACGGGCTTCAAAACGAGAAGACCCCGCTCCCCCCGGAGTTAAAGGCCCAATTGATCACGGGCCTGGCCCGGGCTGGCGTGCGCGAGATCGAGGCGACCAGTTTTGTCTCCCCCAAATGGGTCCCTCAACTCGGCGACGCGGAAGAGCTATGGCCGATGCTCCCGCCGGGACCGGCCTATTCGGCGCTCGTCCCGAATCTCAAGGGCCTGGAACGGGCCCTCCAAACGGGGGTGGACCGGATCGCCGTCTTCACGGCCGCGAGCGAAGCGTTCACCAAGCGCAACATCAACATGACCATCGAAGAGTCGCTGGACGTCTTCGCTGAAGTCGTCACCGCCTTCCGCCAAGCGCGCCCGACCGGGTGGGTGCGCGGTTATATCAGCACGGCCTTTGAGTGCCCCTATGCAGGCCCCGTCGATCCTTCCGCGGTCGCCATGGTCGCCCACCGCCTACGGGCCATGGGTGTCGATGAGGTGAGCCTGGGCGACACGATCGGAGTCGCGGTGCCGAGCGAGGTGATCCGGCTTCACAACACCCTCGGCCTGCCGTTCCGCTTCGTCACTTGGCACTTCCACGACACGCGGGGGACGGCGATCGCAAACGTCGCGGCAGCATTGGAATCCGGGTATGCCGCGTTCGACTCCAGCGCGGGCGGCCTGGGCGGCTGCCCCTATGCGCCCGGGGCAGGCGGAAACCTCGCGACCGAAGACCTCGTGTACTTTATGGAGCGGAGCGGGATCTCTACCGGGATCGACCTGGAACAGCTTGCCCAGGCGACGCTGCCCGTTCTGGAGGCGCTTGGACGCCCGGTCTCTGCGAAGAGTCAATTGGCGGTTCTGGCGGCCTGTAAGTAG
- a CDS encoding S9 family peptidase has protein sequence MPKRPIRADDLLKMQFLGDAQVSPDGRQVLFAKRHINDKNKYVTNLFTVDVAEPHQVRQWTQGEGGAGFGRWSPDGKRIAFVSGREKPSPQIFLLSAEGGEAAKVTDLPEGSVGAIAWSPDGKKIAFTFRETAPDRTEKAKKEREEKGGSTPPWVVEDIWYRLDGDGFFGAQRYKVYVCDVASGKHTLLYEGDPLGSYSFDWLKDSSGLVVAHSANASPLLEEPNDQLFVVPLKGKPHQIKSTTKGAKSTPKVSPDGEWVAFLGSDNPDDPWGVHNTRLWLQPLKGGAPKCLTEKEDYCLDVLALSDTTFGFVADGGGSGLVQWSPDGSRIFVSIGFHGAVNVAAVNVADGKLTWVTQGKHLALGSNVTQDGTTMAMLVGDATKLLEVGVLRLDQSNKVTRTTRQNDEFMAGITLSEPEEMWLDSTDGVKVHAWCMKPIGFTAKQKYPAVLEIHGGPHAQYGWALFHEFQLLAAEGYFVVYSNPRGSKGYGEEFCAAIRGNWGEEDWQDVQTVMHWMQHHPNIHPGRMGVMGGSYGGYMTNWVVGHTNDFRAAITDRCVFNWLSMAGNCDFPANKDGYFGGQAWGEHDKIKTLWQQSPIAYFDNVKTPMLIIHSEGDLRCNVEQSEQVFFVLQSLGVESRYVRYPASTSHGLSRNGPPDLRLHRLNEIVSWWGKWLAT, from the coding sequence ATGCCGAAACGTCCGATCCGCGCCGACGACCTCCTAAAAATGCAGTTCTTGGGCGATGCCCAGGTGAGCCCGGACGGGCGGCAGGTCCTCTTCGCCAAGCGTCACATCAACGACAAGAACAAGTATGTGACGAACCTGTTCACGGTCGACGTCGCGGAGCCGCACCAGGTGCGCCAGTGGACGCAGGGGGAGGGCGGCGCAGGATTCGGCCGCTGGTCGCCGGACGGCAAGCGGATCGCCTTTGTCAGTGGGCGCGAAAAGCCTTCCCCCCAGATCTTCCTGCTATCGGCCGAGGGCGGCGAGGCGGCCAAGGTTACGGACCTGCCGGAGGGTTCGGTCGGCGCGATCGCCTGGTCGCCGGATGGCAAGAAGATCGCCTTCACGTTCCGCGAGACCGCTCCGGACCGCACCGAGAAAGCGAAGAAGGAGCGGGAGGAAAAGGGCGGCAGCACCCCACCGTGGGTCGTCGAGGACATCTGGTACCGCCTCGACGGCGACGGCTTCTTCGGCGCCCAAAGGTACAAAGTTTATGTTTGCGACGTGGCATCGGGCAAGCACACGTTGCTTTATGAGGGAGACCCTCTAGGCTCCTACAGTTTCGACTGGTTGAAAGATTCGAGCGGGTTGGTCGTGGCCCATTCCGCCAATGCCAGCCCTCTCTTAGAAGAGCCGAACGACCAACTTTTTGTCGTGCCTCTGAAGGGTAAGCCCCATCAGATTAAATCGACGACGAAGGGGGCGAAGTCGACCCCGAAGGTCTCGCCGGACGGCGAATGGGTCGCCTTTCTGGGCAGTGATAATCCGGACGACCCTTGGGGCGTCCACAACACACGCCTTTGGCTGCAACCCTTGAAAGGTGGCGCGCCGAAATGCCTTACTGAAAAGGAAGATTATTGCCTTGACGTCCTGGCTTTGAGCGACACGACCTTCGGCTTCGTCGCGGACGGAGGCGGGAGCGGGCTGGTCCAATGGTCTCCGGACGGGTCGCGCATTTTCGTGAGCATCGGTTTCCACGGCGCCGTGAACGTTGCGGCCGTAAACGTCGCGGACGGCAAACTGACATGGGTGACCCAAGGGAAGCACCTCGCGTTAGGCTCTAATGTGACGCAAGACGGCACGACCATGGCGATGCTGGTCGGCGACGCCACGAAGCTGTTAGAAGTCGGCGTCTTGCGCCTTGACCAAAGCAACAAGGTCACCCGGACCACCCGCCAGAACGATGAGTTTATGGCAGGGATCACGCTCTCGGAGCCAGAGGAAATGTGGCTGGATTCGACGGACGGCGTGAAGGTCCACGCGTGGTGTATGAAGCCTATCGGGTTCACCGCAAAGCAAAAGTACCCGGCTGTTCTGGAGATCCACGGCGGACCGCACGCGCAATACGGCTGGGCCTTGTTCCACGAGTTCCAGTTGCTGGCCGCAGAAGGATACTTTGTGGTCTACAGCAATCCTAGGGGTTCCAAAGGTTATGGCGAAGAGTTCTGCGCTGCGATACGCGGAAACTGGGGAGAAGAAGACTGGCAGGACGTGCAAACCGTGATGCACTGGATGCAACACCATCCGAACATCCATCCCGGACGGATGGGCGTGATGGGGGGCTCCTATGGCGGGTACATGACCAACTGGGTCGTGGGGCACACGAACGACTTTCGGGCCGCGATCACGGACAGGTGCGTCTTTAACTGGCTTTCGATGGCCGGGAACTGCGACTTTCCCGCCAACAAAGACGGTTATTTTGGGGGACAGGCCTGGGGAGAGCACGACAAGATCAAGACCCTGTGGCAACAGTCGCCTATCGCCTATTTTGACAACGTCAAGACCCCGATGCTTATCATCCATAGTGAAGGAGACTTGCGCTGCAACGTGGAGCAAAGCGAGCAAGTCTTCTTCGTGCTGCAATCCCTTGGGGTCGAGTCGCGCTATGTGCGTTATCCCGCTTCGACCAGCCACGGTCTATCGCGCAACGGCCCGCCAGACCTGCGCCTTCACCGCCTGAACGAGATCGTCTCGTGGTGGGGCAAGTGGCTCGCTACATAA
- a CDS encoding HDIG domain-containing protein, with product MNRERAWDLVCLHTKGDSLRRHMLGVEACLRHYAAKLGEDPDLWGVTGLLHDFDYEAHPEEHPLWGMAELERLGTDPVIVRAIASHYAEKTGVQPESSLERHLVACDELTGFIAAVAYVRPSKSVLDVEVKSVTKKLKEPSFAAPVDRGHIQKATEAIGLTAEEHIGNMLEAMKSQAEKLGLAGTAVQADKV from the coding sequence ATGAACCGCGAACGGGCCTGGGACTTGGTGTGCCTGCACACGAAGGGCGATTCGCTCCGCCGCCACATGCTGGGGGTGGAGGCGTGCCTCCGCCACTATGCGGCCAAGCTCGGCGAAGACCCCGACCTTTGGGGGGTGACGGGACTCCTGCACGATTTCGACTACGAAGCCCATCCCGAGGAGCACCCGCTTTGGGGCATGGCCGAATTGGAGCGCCTAGGGACCGATCCGGTCATCGTCCGCGCTATCGCGAGCCACTATGCGGAGAAGACGGGCGTTCAGCCCGAGTCGAGCCTGGAGCGGCACCTGGTCGCCTGCGACGAGCTCACCGGCTTCATCGCCGCCGTGGCCTACGTCCGCCCTAGCAAGAGCGTCCTGGACGTCGAGGTGAAGAGCGTCACCAAGAAGCTAAAGGAGCCCTCCTTCGCCGCGCCGGTGGACCGTGGCCACATCCAGAAGGCCACTGAGGCCATCGGGCTCACGGCGGAAGAGCACATCGGCAACATGCTCGAGGCCATGAAGTCCCAGGCGGAGAAGCTTGGCCTAGCGGGAACCGCCGTCCAAGCCGATAAGGTATAG
- a CDS encoding gamma-glutamyl-gamma-aminobutyrate hydrolase family protein produces MRKPVIGIVGDSIPTGNVDGEKERYYVGRYYVDCVLQADGVPFMLPIGVEARDVVDLIDGLLIPGGDDLDASNFGQENHPKSVLGNPGRFTLEKALLESLPREVPVLGICYGCQVLNVARGGDLIQHLPEKVGHDQHASKQLETVRVERDTLTRALLEGDEVVAHSSHHQAIGKVGDGLRVSAWATDGTVEGIEDLNGRWLVGLQWHPERTPDDRATQTLFKKFVEEAARSREVRESCGTW; encoded by the coding sequence ATGAGAAAACCGGTGATCGGCATCGTCGGCGACTCGATCCCAACCGGGAACGTGGACGGCGAGAAGGAGCGGTACTACGTCGGCCGCTACTACGTAGACTGCGTGCTTCAAGCGGACGGGGTTCCATTTATGCTCCCGATCGGGGTCGAGGCGCGCGACGTGGTTGACCTGATCGACGGGCTCTTGATCCCCGGCGGGGACGACCTTGACGCCTCGAACTTCGGCCAGGAGAACCACCCCAAGTCGGTGCTCGGCAATCCCGGGCGCTTCACCCTTGAGAAAGCGCTCCTTGAATCGTTGCCGCGCGAAGTGCCCGTCCTTGGCATCTGCTATGGCTGTCAAGTTCTGAACGTGGCGCGGGGCGGCGACCTCATCCAACACTTGCCCGAAAAGGTCGGACACGATCAGCACGCGAGCAAGCAGCTCGAAACGGTCCGCGTCGAAAGGGACACCCTGACTCGCGCCCTGCTGGAGGGGGACGAAGTCGTCGCGCACTCCTCGCACCACCAGGCCATCGGGAAAGTCGGGGACGGGTTACGGGTCTCGGCCTGGGCCACCGACGGCACCGTCGAGGGGATCGAAGACTTGAACGGCCGTTGGCTGGTCGGGCTGCAGTGGCACCCCGAGAGGACGCCGGACGACCGCGCGACCCAGACACTATTCAAAAAGTTCGTGGAAGAAGCGGCCCGGAGCCGGGAGGTCAGAGAGTCATGCGGTACTTGGTGA
- a CDS encoding very short patch repair endonuclease gives MSETVRLYGINRLRETLVVREETRRSMQGNRGTETKPERTLRRALWAAGARGYRKNVRKLPGTPDVVFGRQKVAVFLHGCFWHGCPSCQRDRSPAQNRAFWQAKVANNQARHARAVSSLSDLGYAVVTVWECQLQKSLDQVVGLVLSLRDRPQTGPKSSR, from the coding sequence GTGTCGGAAACCGTCCGGCTTTATGGGATAAACCGGCTCCGGGAGACCCTCGTCGTGCGCGAAGAGACGCGGCGCAGCATGCAGGGGAACCGGGGCACGGAGACCAAGCCGGAACGGACCTTGCGTCGCGCCCTCTGGGCCGCCGGCGCCCGCGGCTATCGCAAGAATGTGCGCAAGCTTCCGGGCACGCCGGACGTGGTCTTCGGCCGCCAGAAAGTGGCCGTCTTCCTTCACGGCTGTTTCTGGCACGGCTGCCCCTCTTGCCAGCGCGACCGCTCGCCCGCACAGAACCGGGCCTTCTGGCAGGCCAAGGTGGCGAACAACCAGGCCCGGCACGCACGGGCCGTGAGCAGCCTCTCCGACCTGGGCTATGCAGTGGTCACGGTCTGGGAATGCCAGCTGCAGAAGAGCCTTGACCAAGTCGTCGGCCTCGTCCTCAGCCTGCGCGACCGGCCGCAAACCGGGCCAAAATCGTCCCGATGA
- a CDS encoding acetyl-CoA carboxylase biotin carboxyl carrier protein subunit has protein sequence MNGHESDLGHAPENVEVVRLSDRLSVRTPEGSATALAVRRGDRTLVSFRGRTYVVTPAFQHAAAETPLAGESLTPMPGQIVEVFVKEGDEVEAGQRLVVLEAMKMQHTISAPFDGRVASVLVAKGDQIGEGKEVVQIDPAPEP, from the coding sequence GTGAACGGGCACGAAAGCGACCTCGGGCACGCGCCCGAGAACGTGGAGGTCGTCCGACTCTCGGACCGGCTCAGCGTGCGGACGCCCGAAGGGTCGGCCACGGCCCTGGCCGTGCGCCGTGGCGATCGCACCCTGGTCTCGTTCCGCGGCCGGACTTACGTCGTCACGCCCGCCTTCCAACATGCGGCGGCCGAGACTCCCCTGGCCGGAGAATCCCTCACGCCAATGCCGGGGCAGATCGTCGAAGTCTTTGTCAAAGAGGGCGACGAAGTCGAGGCTGGCCAGCGATTGGTCGTGCTGGAGGCGATGAAGATGCAGCACACGATTTCCGCGCCCTTTGACGGTCGCGTGGCGTCCGTCCTTGTAGCCAAAGGTGATCAGATCGGTGAGGGCAAAGAAGTTGTCCAGATCGATCCGGCTCCTGAGCCATGA
- a CDS encoding HDIG domain-containing protein, producing the protein MSQPKKDWATSLSKIAESEAGILVARVFGAFVMGALLVVHRSWPVDPRVFAASAAMSVAALLFVRYHLQHVNYSPLMADRAERASWVAALLAIVGVQLGGLSLGGGANLPSQYLLIAPLVAMAMLVSGLFGPSVALVALSVTSLLAGFTGALPPDLVSVGWVAGAVGAHVVNPMKRRNDLLRAVWTQGLAQILIAAALQIAKGAPFLYIFQSAGWSGVAAVAAVSIFWLGVVLMEKAFGVVSDWTLLEFCSPETPLLKELVLRAPGTHVHSLGVAHLGENAARRIGANPVLVRAMAYFHDIGKINRPLYFIENQAGENPHDDLSPILSGEIIASHVTDGVKLAQENRLPSVLIDGICQHHGTSLISFFYHRAQRGVDSDEPDELERMFRYPGPKPQTKEAAILLLADQIEARSRTLTRNEDVGAVVHAIVEAARADGQLDECELTFRELREIEESFAKTLQALRHERVVYPGQQEILEPPASPGVANLPSHTTY; encoded by the coding sequence ATGAGCCAGCCTAAGAAGGACTGGGCCACTTCCCTTTCTAAGATCGCGGAGAGCGAGGCGGGGATCCTTGTCGCCCGAGTGTTCGGGGCCTTTGTCATGGGCGCTTTGCTCGTGGTGCACCGCTCGTGGCCGGTCGATCCTCGAGTCTTCGCGGCCTCCGCCGCGATGAGCGTCGCGGCCTTGCTTTTCGTGCGCTATCACCTGCAGCACGTGAATTACTCGCCGCTGATGGCGGACAGGGCGGAGCGGGCCAGCTGGGTCGCGGCGCTGCTCGCCATCGTCGGCGTCCAGCTTGGCGGGCTCTCGCTCGGCGGCGGGGCCAACCTTCCCTCGCAATACCTGCTCATCGCGCCCCTGGTGGCGATGGCGATGCTTGTGAGCGGCCTTTTCGGCCCTTCTGTGGCCCTCGTCGCGCTCTCTGTGACGAGCCTGTTGGCCGGCTTCACGGGTGCCCTTCCGCCGGACTTGGTCTCGGTCGGCTGGGTCGCGGGCGCGGTCGGGGCGCACGTCGTCAACCCGATGAAGCGTCGGAACGACTTGCTCCGCGCCGTCTGGACGCAAGGTCTTGCCCAGATCCTCATCGCCGCCGCCTTGCAGATCGCGAAAGGCGCCCCCTTCCTCTACATTTTTCAGAGCGCGGGGTGGTCGGGTGTGGCCGCGGTCGCGGCCGTTTCGATCTTCTGGCTCGGCGTAGTCTTGATGGAAAAGGCGTTCGGCGTGGTGAGCGATTGGACCCTGTTAGAGTTCTGCTCGCCCGAGACCCCGCTCCTCAAGGAACTCGTCTTGCGGGCGCCCGGCACCCACGTGCACAGCCTGGGGGTGGCCCACCTTGGTGAAAACGCGGCGCGCCGCATCGGCGCCAACCCTGTCCTCGTGCGGGCGATGGCCTATTTCCACGACATCGGCAAGATCAACCGCCCCCTCTATTTCATCGAGAACCAGGCGGGGGAGAATCCGCACGACGACCTATCCCCGATCCTGAGCGGAGAGATCATCGCCAGCCATGTGACCGACGGCGTGAAGCTGGCCCAAGAAAACCGCCTGCCGAGCGTGCTGATCGACGGCATTTGCCAGCACCACGGGACCTCGCTCATCAGCTTTTTCTACCACCGCGCCCAGAGGGGCGTGGACAGCGACGAGCCTGACGAGCTCGAACGCATGTTCCGCTATCCGGGGCCCAAGCCGCAGACCAAGGAGGCCGCGATCCTGCTCCTGGCGGACCAGATCGAGGCCAGGAGCCGCACCCTCACCAGGAACGAGGACGTCGGTGCGGTCGTTCACGCGATCGTCGAGGCTGCCCGAGCCGACGGCCAATTAGACGAATGCGAGCTGACGTTCCGCGAGCTCCGCGAGATCGAGGAGTCTTTCGCCAAGACCCTCCAGGCCCTGCGCCACGAACGGGTGGTCTATCCCGGCCAGCAAGAGATCCTGGAGCCGCCGGCCTCGCCCGGCGTGGCGAACCTCCCGTCGCACACGACCTACTGA